In one window of Methanolobus mangrovi DNA:
- a CDS encoding DNA polymerase produces MSKIAVRGYTQKASNSKKDTRKVGNEHPLRHDRIFVFDTETTIDQFQNLKIGYFQIYYENLIQHEGLFYDPSMLDERETIVLRSYSKECGILLYDLDEFIQDVFYPEMFDLRSLCIGFNLPFDLSRIAKRSSDSRGKNRGGFTFTLSDNRFNPPIVIKKLGGSHNVKFTTTKQNKGENYFAGYFLDVQTLAEVLLQSPRISLAKACEKLDTRIQKMKDIEHGRVTKRYIDYLVTDVESTFEVYQKLIDELDLYQIDLAPTKIYSSASLGKHALRQLGIKPLSEQLPDFPDTHKGNIMTSYFGGRCECKIRKEPVKVTTLDFTSMYPTVTMVLDLWKFVIAENIETTVVTGEIKKMLANVTLAYLQNKDNWKDFIVMVKLCPDEDILPVRMAYKKDSTSFNVGVNYLSSELELWYSLPDVVSSVLLTGKVPEIVEAVKFLPKGIQDDLNSSQILGIDIDPSEDNLVQVLVEERQKIKLRMKSLERGDSEYQALKSRAQAIKILVNAMSYGIFIELNPEDKKSDIQVYGLDSFQTSENRFEKEGNFYHPLLAVMITSGSRLFLAMAEAKTRELGSTHAYMDTDSIFVPPGHAQEIIDYFQPLNPYNLDIDLLKPEKVDMWFYGISSKRYALYTYEDGNIKFMEHERSFKLHGLGHLTNPFPKAVGDWQAEVWEDLLKLYYRIISESDLERKYSSFFAISRLTVTTPNVLNRFKRINKNKTWKHQIKPFNFYLVGFQTIEENGKAVKPLVPYSSDSQSIVYESFIDYETGNLKNGSHYFKQLSRTIIEYANHLESKFHGEIGILERKPVKADSVIYIGKEANNIDEQALDVRKAQEFINKQEIMDNILNISVSKAKSLGVPKTTLWDMQKRIREAGELNLSTPAVKRLT; encoded by the coding sequence ATGAGTAAGATAGCTGTCAGAGGATATACTCAGAAAGCATCTAACTCAAAAAAGGATACACGAAAAGTAGGAAATGAACATCCTTTAAGGCATGATAGGATATTTGTCTTTGATACAGAAACAACAATAGACCAGTTCCAGAACCTGAAGATAGGATATTTTCAGATCTACTATGAGAATCTCATCCAGCATGAAGGGCTTTTCTATGATCCTTCCATGCTTGATGAAAGAGAGACTATTGTTCTTAGATCATATTCAAAGGAATGTGGTATCTTATTGTATGACCTTGATGAGTTCATTCAGGATGTGTTCTATCCTGAAATGTTCGACCTAAGAAGTCTTTGTATAGGTTTCAATCTCCCTTTCGATCTCAGCAGGATAGCAAAAAGGTCTAGTGATTCAAGAGGAAAGAATAGGGGAGGATTTACTTTTACCCTTTCAGATAATCGCTTCAATCCTCCTATTGTGATTAAGAAACTGGGTGGCTCTCACAATGTCAAGTTCACAACTACGAAACAGAATAAGGGAGAGAACTATTTTGCTGGCTATTTCCTTGATGTTCAGACATTAGCTGAAGTCTTGCTCCAATCGCCCCGTATTTCCCTTGCAAAGGCATGTGAGAAACTGGACACCCGCATCCAGAAGATGAAAGATATAGAGCATGGAAGGGTTACAAAAAGGTACATTGATTATCTGGTAACAGATGTTGAAAGTACATTTGAGGTCTATCAAAAGCTCATAGATGAATTAGACCTTTATCAAATAGACTTGGCACCTACAAAGATATACAGTTCTGCATCTTTAGGTAAACATGCACTAAGACAACTTGGAATTAAACCTTTGAGTGAACAGCTACCCGACTTTCCCGATACTCACAAAGGGAATATAATGACCTCTTATTTTGGTGGTAGGTGTGAATGTAAGATCAGAAAAGAACCTGTAAAGGTAACAACCCTTGATTTTACAAGTATGTACCCTACCGTCACAATGGTTCTTGATCTCTGGAAGTTCGTTATTGCTGAGAATATCGAAACAACGGTTGTTACTGGTGAAATAAAAAAGATGCTTGCAAATGTCACCCTTGCATATCTCCAGAACAAGGATAATTGGAAGGACTTCATTGTAATGGTCAAATTATGTCCTGATGAAGATATTCTACCTGTAAGGATGGCATACAAGAAAGACAGTACTTCTTTCAATGTAGGCGTTAATTATCTTTCCTCTGAGCTTGAACTATGGTACTCATTACCTGATGTTGTTAGTTCTGTCCTTCTTACTGGAAAAGTACCTGAGATAGTGGAAGCTGTTAAATTCCTCCCTAAAGGGATTCAGGATGACCTGAACAGCTCTCAGATACTTGGAATAGACATAGACCCTTCAGAAGATAATTTGGTCCAGGTACTTGTTGAGGAAAGACAGAAGATAAAGTTAAGGATGAAATCACTTGAAAGGGGAGATTCAGAGTATCAAGCTCTAAAGAGCAGGGCACAGGCTATTAAGATCCTTGTTAATGCAATGAGCTATGGCATATTCATAGAACTTAATCCTGAAGATAAGAAGAGTGATATTCAGGTCTATGGTTTGGATAGTTTCCAGACCTCAGAGAACAGATTTGAGAAGGAAGGTAATTTCTATCATCCTTTGCTTGCTGTTATGATTACTTCAGGTTCAAGGCTCTTTCTTGCAATGGCTGAAGCCAAAACAAGAGAGTTAGGTTCTACTCATGCCTACATGGATACTGATAGTATCTTTGTTCCTCCAGGACATGCACAGGAAATAATTGATTATTTCCAGCCATTGAATCCTTATAATCTTGATATTGATCTATTGAAACCTGAAAAGGTGGATATGTGGTTCTATGGGATTTCCTCTAAGAGATATGCTCTTTACACTTATGAAGATGGAAATATCAAGTTCATGGAGCATGAAAGGTCATTCAAACTTCATGGTCTGGGTCATCTAACAAATCCATTTCCGAAGGCTGTTGGGGATTGGCAAGCAGAAGTATGGGAAGATTTGCTTAAATTATATTACAGGATAATTTCAGAATCAGATCTTGAAAGAAAGTATTCCAGTTTTTTTGCCATTTCAAGATTGACCGTTACTACTCCTAATGTTCTGAACAGATTCAAGAGGATTAATAAAAATAAGACATGGAAGCATCAAATTAAACCATTTAATTTCTATCTTGTTGGATTCCAGACAATAGAGGAAAATGGTAAAGCTGTAAAGCCTCTAGTTCCTTATTCTAGCGATTCACAGAGCATAGTTTACGAATCTTTTATTGATTATGAGACCGGGAATCTTAAAAATGGTTCACATTATTTCAAGCAACTTAGTAGGACAATAATAGAATACGCTAATCATCTTGAATCAAAGTTTCATGGGGAAATAGGAATACTTGAAAGAAAGCCCGTTAAGGCTGATTCTGTAATCTATATTGGCAAAGAAGCAAATAATATTGATGAGCAGGCTCTTGATGTGAGGAAGGCTCAGGAGTTTATCAACAAGCAAGAGATTATGGACAATATTCTCAACATATCCGTATCAAAAGCAAAATCTCTGGGAGTTCCAAAGACTACATTGTGGGATATGCAGAAAAGGATAAGGGAAGCAGGAGAGTTAAACTTGAGTACTCCTGCTGTGAAGAGGTTGACGTAG
- a CDS encoding HNH endonuclease yields MNKEAYKQSINKQKRDKKTSLCCSICGESSPETLENHHLFSRANSEMTVPLCKNCHAKITSEQNKLSPKIRSKTSSRKNNIRLFLVSVGGILKIIADQLLFIGFEGDFDE; encoded by the coding sequence ATGAACAAGGAAGCATACAAACAAAGCATCAATAAACAAAAGAGAGATAAGAAAACATCTCTCTGTTGTTCAATATGTGGTGAATCCAGTCCTGAAACCCTTGAGAATCATCATTTGTTCAGTAGGGCTAATTCTGAAATGACTGTACCATTATGCAAGAACTGTCATGCAAAGATCACGTCAGAACAGAATAAGCTATCACCTAAAATAAGGTCGAAAACTTCCTCACGAAAGAACAACATCAGACTTTTTCTTGTTTCTGTTGGTGGAATCCTAAAGATAATCGCTGACCAGCTTTTATTTATTGGTTTTGAGGGTGATTTCGATGAGTAA
- a CDS encoding winged helix-turn-helix domain-containing protein has translation MDISIAILKIAMHGAKKTHIVYKANLNSTIADKYISTLEDKKLIERKENIFMTTDKGRMYEETASELMAH, from the coding sequence TTGGATATTTCTATCGCTATCTTAAAGATAGCCATGCATGGTGCAAAGAAGACTCATATTGTTTATAAAGCGAATTTGAATTCTACAATTGCAGATAAGTATATTTCTACACTGGAAGACAAAAAGCTCATCGAGCGTAAAGAAAATATTTTTATGACAACTGACAAAGGGAGAATGTATGAGGAAACTGCAAGTGAACTAATGGCCCACTGA
- a CDS encoding helix-turn-helix transcriptional regulator → MKKRLLDVAFASDKRKNVLLFLQEGAKEMDTLLELLDTIRQALLPQMKILEEHYLVFHYDDKYELTTIGKLVVDEMVPLLNTVELFGNDIDYWGTRDLNCIPHHLISRISEIGKSKVISISPTEQYDVRSTHHEKSTECKFHSVVTTILYPNYHDIFSYLIENNIKIDLIVSESLLKKICTDHHVNFENYMKTDVVNIYVYNKKMDFLFFSYDEFYTNLCLLRNNGEFDSKFILFDNKNALKWGKDFFDYYLENSTPITEL, encoded by the coding sequence GTGAAAAAAAGATTACTTGATGTAGCATTCGCTTCTGATAAGAGAAAGAATGTATTATTGTTCTTGCAGGAAGGAGCGAAAGAAATGGATACTCTTCTTGAATTATTGGATACAATCAGACAAGCATTACTTCCTCAGATGAAAATCTTAGAAGAACATTATCTTGTATTTCACTATGATGATAAATATGAACTAACAACTATTGGGAAACTGGTTGTTGATGAGATGGTTCCTTTATTGAATACTGTTGAGCTTTTTGGTAATGATATTGATTACTGGGGAACCCGTGATCTGAATTGTATTCCCCATCATTTAATATCAAGAATAAGTGAGATTGGAAAATCCAAAGTGATATCTATTTCTCCTACAGAGCAATACGATGTAAGAAGTACACATCATGAAAAATCTACTGAATGTAAGTTTCACAGCGTAGTTACCACAATACTCTATCCCAATTATCATGATATATTCTCTTATCTGATTGAAAATAACATAAAAATAGATTTAATTGTCTCTGAAAGTCTACTTAAAAAAATATGTACTGATCATCATGTAAATTTTGAAAACTACATGAAAACTGACGTAGTGAATATCTACGTTTATAATAAGAAAATGGACTTCCTGTTTTTTTCGTATGATGAGTTTTACACCAACTTATGTTTATTAAGAAATAATGGAGAATTTGATTCTAAATTTATTCTATTTGATAACAAGAATGCACTCAAGTGGGGAAAAGACTTTTTCGACTACTACTTGGAGAACTCTACGCCAATAACAGAACTTTAA